A DNA window from Desulfobulbaceae bacterium contains the following coding sequences:
- the fliR gene encoding flagellar biosynthetic protein FliR: MPETALLHWTLDHILTLLVIMTRVGPLVFLMPIIGSGSVPPQVKALFTLALSLILLPVVSVSSSLLPTTTLGFAVFVLIEVTFGGILGFFARLIFDATDLAGQMVSISMGMGMAGTMDPENGAQVSLVGTLWNIVAILIFLAINGHHLFFRTLVESFTYVSPGTIHLDQATLKGITQGITHMFVLGIQIMAPAAVALFLSHVAMGIIAKTVPQVPIMLVAMPMNIGIGFLFVGLSMIYLLPLMIKNFGAMGQNLTKLAVGMGG, encoded by the coding sequence TCTCCACTGGACCCTGGACCACATCCTGACCCTGCTGGTGATCATGACCCGGGTCGGACCCCTGGTCTTCCTGATGCCGATCATCGGTTCAGGCAGCGTTCCGCCTCAGGTCAAGGCCCTGTTCACCCTGGCCCTATCCTTGATCCTGCTGCCGGTAGTTTCGGTTTCTTCCAGCCTCCTGCCCACCACCACGCTAGGCTTTGCCGTTTTTGTTCTCATTGAGGTCACCTTCGGCGGCATCCTCGGCTTCTTCGCCCGCCTGATCTTCGACGCCACTGATTTGGCCGGACAGATGGTCAGCATCTCCATGGGCATGGGCATGGCAGGAACCATGGACCCGGAAAACGGCGCCCAGGTCTCGTTGGTCGGCACCCTGTGGAATATTGTGGCAATCCTGATCTTCCTCGCCATCAATGGTCACCACCTCTTTTTCCGAACTCTGGTGGAGAGTTTCACATATGTCTCTCCCGGCACCATCCATCTCGATCAAGCTACCCTAAAAGGCATCACTCAAGGAATTACCCACATGTTCGTGCTTGGCATCCAGATCATGGCCCCGGCCGCCGTTGCCCTCTTTCTGTCTCATGTGGCCATGGGAATCATCGCCAAGACCGTACCCCAAGTCCCAATCATGCTCGTTGCCATGCCCATGAATATCGGCATTGGCTTCCTCTTCGTCGGGCTGTCAATGATCTACCTGCTCCCCTTGATGATCAAAAATTTCGGGGCCATGGGACAAAACCTGACTAAACTCGCCGTCGGCATGGGAGGATAG